The Streptomyces aurantiacus genome includes a region encoding these proteins:
- a CDS encoding DUF1266 domain-containing protein, translated as MAIWRRRRQKAARKYPVPLTMHQLWMVSLSAPVSRDKDASRTTLYPFTRIDDDKARQWLADQWEITSRDELVGRLDGLARSGYRARARLRLGVEPLAWDAGLYVDISRRGFASGMLSEAGTWTALKNIVPAVVRSYGSWKEYGEHYLLGRMVWRDNLRGARDADLPAPQAVSDAHLTSLLDPANRSSPWIMAPWETISHPDHAR; from the coding sequence ATGGCGATATGGAGACGTCGCAGGCAGAAGGCCGCGCGCAAGTACCCCGTTCCGCTCACCATGCACCAGCTGTGGATGGTGTCGCTCAGCGCGCCGGTGAGCCGTGACAAGGACGCCTCGCGGACGACCCTGTACCCGTTCACCCGCATCGACGACGACAAGGCCCGGCAGTGGCTGGCCGACCAGTGGGAGATCACCTCCCGTGACGAGCTGGTCGGCCGGCTCGACGGCCTCGCACGGAGCGGATACCGGGCCCGCGCACGGCTGCGGCTCGGGGTCGAGCCACTCGCGTGGGACGCCGGACTGTACGTGGACATCTCCCGGAGGGGTTTCGCGAGCGGGATGCTGAGCGAGGCCGGCACCTGGACCGCGCTCAAGAACATCGTGCCGGCGGTGGTGAGGTCGTACGGCTCCTGGAAGGAGTACGGCGAGCACTATCTGCTGGGGCGGATGGTCTGGCGGGACAATCTCCGCGGCGCGCGGGACGCGGATCTCCCCGCCCCGCAGGCCGTGTCCGACGCCCACCTGACGTCACTCCTGGACCCGGCGAACAGGTCCAGCCCGTGGATCATGGCGCCGTGGGAGACGATCAGCCACCCCGACCACGCACGCTGA
- a CDS encoding abortive phage infection protein gives MEKNTGKTEGISRARFMGAAAAMGAGAAVGLPAPAATAAAAGTRRGLTHRGVVYTVGAGETPGTAWSERRMRRDIRLIGRELHADSVEVTGDGVERLNATASEVAERGLHVWLQPTLGDVPERDILDHLAETGRHGERLRKQGAEVTLAVGCEFWLFVPGIVPGADVLERIDNLQKGNVDFAKMQQRLARFTAKAAAVGRSVFGGRLSYAAAQDESFEPVDWNLFDIVGIDHYSYFPRREDYVRELRGYLRWGKPLAITEFGTCTFVGAPEQGGMGWSIVDHEKTPPEIKGNVVRSERVQAAYLTDLLDVFESMNLHAAMAFEFVTADSPHRPDDPRYDLDMASYAIVKPIKDRPDDPESDWHWEPKEAYRAVARHYGRAAHR, from the coding sequence ATGGAGAAGAACACGGGGAAGACCGAGGGGATCAGCCGGGCACGGTTCATGGGCGCGGCGGCCGCCATGGGGGCGGGAGCCGCGGTCGGCCTCCCGGCGCCGGCCGCCACGGCCGCTGCGGCGGGCACGCGCCGGGGGCTCACCCACCGCGGGGTCGTCTACACCGTCGGGGCGGGGGAGACCCCGGGGACGGCGTGGAGCGAGCGCCGGATGCGCAGGGACATCCGGCTGATCGGCCGCGAACTGCACGCGGACTCCGTCGAGGTCACCGGCGACGGGGTGGAGCGGCTCAACGCCACGGCGAGCGAGGTGGCGGAACGGGGCCTGCACGTCTGGCTGCAGCCGACACTGGGGGACGTGCCGGAGCGGGACATCCTCGACCATCTCGCGGAGACGGGCCGCCACGGGGAGCGGCTGCGGAAGCAGGGGGCCGAGGTCACACTCGCCGTGGGCTGCGAGTTCTGGCTGTTCGTACCGGGGATCGTGCCCGGAGCCGACGTCCTGGAGCGGATCGACAACCTGCAGAAGGGCAACGTCGACTTCGCGAAGATGCAGCAGCGGCTCGCCCGGTTCACCGCGAAGGCCGCGGCGGTCGGCCGCTCCGTCTTCGGCGGCAGGCTCAGCTACGCCGCCGCACAGGACGAGTCGTTCGAGCCGGTCGACTGGAACCTCTTCGACATCGTGGGGATCGACCACTACTCGTACTTCCCCCGACGGGAGGACTACGTACGCGAGTTGCGCGGGTACCTGCGCTGGGGCAAGCCGCTCGCCATCACCGAGTTCGGTACCTGCACGTTCGTCGGAGCCCCGGAGCAGGGCGGGATGGGCTGGAGCATCGTCGACCACGAGAAGACGCCGCCGGAGATCAAGGGGAACGTGGTGCGCAGCGAACGCGTACAGGCGGCGTACCTCACCGACCTTCTCGACGTCTTCGAGTCGATGAACCTGCACGCGGCGATGGCGTTCGAGTTCGTCACCGCCGACTCCCCGCATCGCCCCGACGATCCGCGGTACGACCTCGACATGGCCTCCTACGCCATCGTCAAGCCCATCAAGGACCGGCCCGACGACCCGGAGTCGGACTGGCACTGGGAGCCGAAGGAGGCGTACCGCGCGGTGGCCCGGCACTACGGCCGGGCGGCACACCGCTGA
- a CDS encoding protein-tyrosine phosphatase family protein — MSESWDEREPGVLQLPSGRLVRGRGLRKGLDPAAAHPTYGVYLLGKEPPEVPWDTRWLRWPDFRLPRDRADARKVLAETWERAADPAERVEIACGGGRGRTGTALACLAVLDGVPAAEAVEFVRRNYDRHAVETPWQRRYVRRFGE; from the coding sequence GTGAGCGAGAGTTGGGACGAGAGGGAACCCGGGGTGCTCCAACTGCCGTCCGGGCGGCTGGTGCGGGGCCGGGGACTGCGCAAGGGCCTCGACCCCGCGGCGGCCCACCCGACGTACGGTGTCTATCTCCTCGGCAAGGAGCCGCCCGAAGTCCCCTGGGACACGCGGTGGTTGAGATGGCCCGACTTCCGGCTGCCCCGGGACCGGGCGGACGCGCGGAAGGTCCTGGCGGAGACCTGGGAGCGGGCCGCGGATCCCGCCGAACGCGTCGAGATCGCCTGCGGGGGTGGCCGTGGCCGGACGGGCACGGCCCTGGCCTGCCTCGCGGTCCTGGACGGCGTGCCGGCCGCGGAGGCCGTGGAGTTCGTACGGCGGAACTACGACCGCCACGCCGTGGAGACACCGTGGCAGCGCAGGTACGTACGCAGGTTCGGGGAGTGA
- a CDS encoding ABC transporter permease, translating to MVAVVRILIRRILLLVPLMLGIILFVFVVMRFSDSDPASAYFQGANPTEQQLHDFRERNGLLDPFPVRYFDFVGDLLRGDMGVSALTRSPVVDQVTTALPLTMQLTFLGLGIAVVLSLVGGVTAAIHRDRLPDQLIRVVSLTGVAAPGFWLALLMIQYLAVDLGWFPTSGYVNPADSFTGWLKTMTLPALALALPVAAQLTRIVRTAVVEELDRDYVRTAIGSGLPPVVVVGRNVLRNALMNPLTVLGLRVGYLLGGAVVIETIFNLPGMGKLMIDAVKNGDPAVVQGGVLTIAFGFVVVNLAIDILYLLVNPRLRSAEA from the coding sequence GTGGTCGCGGTCGTCAGGATTCTGATTCGGCGAATTCTCCTGCTTGTTCCGTTGATGCTCGGGATCATTCTGTTCGTGTTCGTCGTGATGCGGTTCTCGGACAGTGATCCGGCGTCCGCCTACTTCCAGGGCGCGAACCCGACCGAGCAGCAGCTGCACGACTTCCGGGAGCGCAACGGACTGCTCGATCCCTTCCCGGTGCGGTACTTCGACTTCGTCGGGGACCTGCTCCGCGGTGACATGGGCGTCAGCGCGCTGACGCGGTCCCCGGTCGTCGACCAGGTGACCACGGCCCTGCCGCTCACCATGCAGCTGACCTTCCTGGGCCTGGGCATCGCGGTGGTGCTGTCCCTGGTCGGCGGGGTCACCGCCGCGATCCACCGGGACCGCCTCCCCGACCAGCTCATCCGGGTCGTCTCGCTGACCGGTGTCGCGGCGCCGGGCTTCTGGCTGGCGCTGCTGATGATCCAGTACCTCGCCGTGGACCTGGGGTGGTTCCCGACCAGCGGATACGTCAACCCGGCCGACTCGTTCACCGGCTGGCTGAAGACCATGACGCTGCCCGCGCTGGCGCTGGCGCTGCCGGTCGCCGCCCAGCTCACCCGGATCGTCCGCACCGCCGTGGTCGAGGAGCTGGACAGGGACTACGTACGGACGGCGATCGGCAGCGGGCTGCCCCCGGTGGTCGTCGTCGGGCGGAACGTGCTGCGCAACGCCCTGATGAACCCGCTGACCGTACTGGGCCTGCGCGTCGGCTATCTGCTCGGCGGCGCGGTCGTCATCGAGACGATCTTCAACCTGCCGGGGATGGGGAAACTCATGATCGACGCCGTGAAGAACGGTGATCCCGCCGTCGTGCAGGGCGGCGTCCTCACCATCGCCTTCGGGTTCGTCGTCGTGAACCTGGCCATCGACATCCTCTACCTGCTGGTCAACCCGCGTCTGAGGAGTGCCGAGGCATGA
- a CDS encoding isoprenyl transferase, translating into MVVRGILGRQRREYKTPEPHPSGARVPKLPGELVPGHVACVMDGNGRWAKERGLPRTEGHRVGEGVVMDVLKGCLELGVKNLSLYAFSTENWKRSPEEVRFLMNFNKDVIRRRRDEMDELGIRIRWVGRMPKLWKSVVHELQIAQEQTQKNDAMTLYFCVNYGGRAELADAAKALAADVAAGKLDPDKVTEKTIQKYLYYPDMPDVDLFLRPSGEQRTSNYLIWQSSYAEMVFQDVLWPDFDRRDLWRACVEYASRDRRFGGAVPNEDLLAMEEGMRGRPEGA; encoded by the coding sequence ATGGTGGTACGCGGGATCCTGGGGCGCCAGCGCCGCGAGTACAAGACGCCGGAGCCGCACCCGTCCGGCGCCCGCGTGCCCAAGCTCCCCGGCGAGCTGGTCCCGGGCCATGTGGCGTGCGTGATGGACGGGAACGGCCGCTGGGCCAAGGAGCGCGGTCTGCCGCGCACCGAGGGGCACCGGGTCGGCGAGGGCGTCGTCATGGACGTCCTCAAGGGCTGTCTGGAGCTGGGCGTCAAGAACCTGTCGCTGTACGCCTTCTCGACGGAGAACTGGAAGCGGTCGCCCGAGGAGGTCCGCTTCCTGATGAACTTCAACAAGGACGTCATCCGGCGCCGCCGCGACGAGATGGACGAGCTCGGCATCCGGATCCGCTGGGTCGGCCGGATGCCCAAGCTGTGGAAGTCGGTCGTCCACGAGCTCCAGATCGCCCAGGAGCAGACGCAGAAGAACGACGCGATGACCCTGTACTTCTGCGTCAACTACGGCGGCCGCGCCGAGCTCGCCGACGCCGCGAAGGCGCTGGCCGCCGATGTCGCCGCCGGGAAGCTCGACCCGGACAAGGTCACCGAGAAGACCATCCAGAAGTACCTGTACTACCCGGACATGCCGGACGTGGACCTGTTCCTGCGCCCGAGCGGTGAGCAGCGGACCTCCAACTACCTGATCTGGCAGTCGAGTTACGCCGAGATGGTGTTCCAGGACGTGCTGTGGCCGGACTTCGACCGCCGCGATCTGTGGCGTGCGTGTGTGGAGTACGCCTCGCGGGACCGCCGCTTCGGTGGCGCCGTCCCGAACGAGGACCTCCTCGCGATGGAGGAGGGCATGCGGGGGCGCCCCGAAGGGGCCTGA
- a CDS encoding metal ABC transporter permease — MNLEILDYAFMQRALLAAVLVGITAPAVGIYLVQRRQALLGDGIGHVAMTGVGLGFLLSWSPVWMATAVSVLGAVLMELIRWYGKTRGDIALAMLFYGGMAGGVMFINLAPGGSNANLTSYLFGSLSTVSEEDVTAICLLAAFVVLVTIGLRRQLFAVSQDEEFARVTGLPVRALNLLTAVTAAVTVTVAMRVVGLLLVSALMVVPVAAAQQLTRSFAATFAISVAIGVSVTIGGTVTSYYQDVPPGATIVLLTIGAFVLLTVLATPLARRRARAAAQVAAQEAGDPAECAIPATRTPTGKVGV, encoded by the coding sequence ATGAACCTCGAAATCCTCGACTACGCCTTCATGCAGCGGGCCCTGCTCGCCGCCGTCCTCGTCGGCATCACCGCGCCCGCCGTCGGCATCTATCTGGTGCAGCGCCGCCAGGCCCTGCTGGGCGACGGCATCGGCCATGTCGCGATGACCGGCGTCGGCCTCGGCTTCCTGCTGTCCTGGTCCCCGGTGTGGATGGCGACCGCCGTCTCCGTACTCGGCGCGGTGCTGATGGAGCTGATCCGCTGGTACGGGAAGACGCGCGGCGACATCGCGCTCGCGATGCTCTTCTACGGAGGCATGGCGGGCGGTGTGATGTTCATCAACCTCGCGCCGGGCGGTTCCAACGCCAATCTGACCTCGTACCTCTTCGGCTCGCTCTCCACGGTCTCCGAGGAGGACGTGACGGCGATCTGCCTGCTGGCGGCCTTCGTGGTCCTCGTCACGATCGGGCTGCGCCGGCAGCTGTTCGCGGTCAGCCAGGACGAGGAGTTCGCCCGGGTGACCGGACTGCCCGTGCGCGCGCTCAACCTCCTCACGGCCGTCACCGCGGCGGTCACGGTGACGGTCGCCATGCGCGTCGTCGGCCTGCTGCTGGTCTCCGCCCTGATGGTGGTCCCGGTGGCCGCCGCGCAGCAGCTCACCCGCAGTTTCGCGGCCACCTTCGCGATCTCGGTGGCCATCGGCGTCAGCGTGACCATCGGCGGCACGGTGACCTCGTACTACCAGGACGTACCGCCCGGCGCGACGATCGTCCTGCTGACCATCGGCGCGTTCGTCCTGCTCACGGTGCTGGCGACTCCGCTGGCCCGCCGCAGGGCACGGGCCGCCGCGCAGGTCGCGGCACAGGAGGCCGGCGATCCGGCGGAATGTGCGATTCCGGCCACCCGGACGCCCACCGGGAAGGTCGGCGTCTGA
- a CDS encoding ABC transporter substrate-binding protein has product MRDATPAPALHRRSFLKYSGALGTAAAVTSTLSACSAGPESTNETGDEGQGADRTLTAVIGYGNDQSWDPLMTASAFSMAANHHVYEGLLDTDPISREPYPALATGIPADLGATTWRFTLREGATWHDGQPVTADDVVFTYGRVLDPGTTTLARNFFASWLKEVKKVDEKSVELILRFPFPDGVQRLTLAKIMPKHVFSKAGALDEATTGKAVGSGPYRQSAHHPKSNTTFEAFADYNGPRKATFKKMNWLTIVDAAPRVAKISGSSAGAQISDNIPYANVSQLEKGGLEVEGGAGMNHLFLLFNTARKPFDDVRVRQALHYAIDREKMIRAALRGHGTPASSYLNEGNPTYRKAGTVYGYDPDKAKALLKEAGVGGLTVRLMAVNVSWIVDCLPTIKASWDAIGVRTTLEPQETAALFTKLDQKKDFQVVAAASNPNQFGLDADLIMHYNYGPGNTWMRYARWEESSAAKDLFKRMDAATREPDAEKKKAMTQDYIDVVAENAVIYPVVHNELITAWDPRDLTGVRAQPYPGINVLQAKWI; this is encoded by the coding sequence GTGCGCGACGCGACCCCCGCACCGGCGCTGCACCGCCGGTCGTTCCTGAAGTACTCCGGCGCGCTGGGCACGGCCGCCGCCGTCACCTCCACCCTCTCCGCCTGTTCGGCCGGGCCGGAGTCCACGAACGAGACGGGCGACGAGGGTCAGGGCGCCGACCGGACACTCACCGCGGTGATCGGCTACGGCAACGACCAGAGCTGGGACCCCCTGATGACGGCCTCGGCGTTCTCGATGGCCGCCAACCACCACGTGTACGAGGGGCTGCTGGACACCGACCCGATCAGCCGTGAGCCGTATCCGGCCCTGGCGACCGGCATCCCGGCGGATCTCGGGGCGACCACCTGGAGATTCACGCTGCGGGAGGGCGCGACTTGGCACGACGGGCAGCCCGTCACCGCCGACGACGTGGTCTTCACCTACGGGCGTGTACTTGATCCGGGGACGACGACGCTCGCCAGGAACTTCTTCGCGTCCTGGCTGAAGGAGGTGAAGAAGGTCGACGAGAAATCGGTCGAACTCATTCTCCGGTTCCCGTTCCCCGACGGGGTCCAGCGGCTCACCCTCGCGAAGATCATGCCGAAGCACGTGTTCTCGAAAGCGGGCGCGCTCGACGAGGCGACGACGGGAAAGGCCGTCGGTTCGGGCCCGTACCGGCAGAGCGCCCACCACCCGAAGTCCAACACCACATTCGAGGCGTTCGCCGACTACAACGGGCCGCGAAAGGCCACGTTCAAGAAGATGAACTGGCTGACCATCGTGGACGCCGCACCGCGTGTCGCGAAGATCTCCGGTTCGAGCGCGGGCGCGCAGATCTCCGACAACATTCCGTACGCCAACGTCTCCCAATTGGAGAAGGGCGGCCTCGAGGTCGAGGGCGGGGCGGGAATGAACCACCTTTTCCTCCTCTTCAACACCGCCCGCAAGCCGTTCGACGACGTACGGGTTCGGCAGGCGCTGCATTACGCAATCGACAGGGAGAAGATGATCCGGGCCGCGCTGCGCGGTCACGGAACGCCGGCCTCGTCGTATCTCAACGAGGGAAATCCGACGTACCGGAAGGCCGGGACCGTCTACGGATACGACCCCGACAAGGCCAAGGCGCTCCTGAAGGAGGCCGGGGTCGGCGGGCTGACGGTCCGTCTGATGGCGGTCAACGTGAGCTGGATCGTGGACTGCCTGCCGACGATCAAAGCCTCCTGGGACGCCATCGGCGTCCGGACGACCCTGGAACCCCAGGAGACCGCCGCGCTCTTCACGAAGCTCGACCAGAAGAAGGACTTCCAGGTCGTCGCGGCCGCCTCCAATCCGAACCAGTTCGGCCTCGACGCCGACCTGATCATGCATTACAACTACGGGCCCGGGAACACCTGGATGCGGTATGCCCGCTGGGAGGAAAGCTCCGCGGCAAAGGACCTTTTCAAGCGGATGGACGCGGCCACGCGGGAGCCGGATGCCGAGAAGAAGAAAGCGATGACTCAGGACTACATCGACGTCGTCGCCGAGAACGCCGTCATCTATCCGGTCGTGCACAACGAGCTGATCACCGCGTGGGATCCCCGGGATCTCACGGGCGTGCGGGCTCAGCCCTATCCGGGGATAAACGTGCTCCAGGCGAAGTGGATCTGA
- the recO gene encoding DNA repair protein RecO, whose translation MSLFRDDGIVLRTQKLGEADRIITLLTRGHGRVRAVARGVRRTKSKFGARLEPFSHVDVQFFARGSELIGRGLPLCTQSETISPYGGGIVTDYARYTAGTAMLETAERFTDHEGEPAVQQYLLLVGGLRTLAQGEHEPHLILDAFLLRSLAVNGYAPSFSDCVKCGMPGPNRFFSVAAGGSVCVDCRVPGSVVPSAGALELLSALLTGDWATADACEPRYVREGSGLVSAYLHWHLERGLRSLRYVEKSS comes from the coding sequence ATGAGTCTGTTCCGCGACGACGGCATCGTGCTGCGCACCCAGAAACTGGGTGAGGCGGACCGCATCATCACGCTGCTCACCCGTGGTCACGGACGGGTGCGGGCCGTCGCGCGGGGAGTGCGCCGGACGAAGTCGAAGTTCGGGGCCCGTCTCGAACCGTTCTCGCACGTGGACGTGCAGTTCTTCGCGCGCGGGAGCGAGCTGATCGGACGCGGGCTGCCGCTGTGCACGCAGAGCGAGACGATCTCTCCGTACGGTGGCGGGATCGTGACCGACTACGCCCGCTACACCGCCGGGACGGCCATGCTGGAGACGGCCGAGCGGTTCACGGACCACGAGGGCGAGCCCGCCGTCCAGCAGTACCTGCTGCTCGTGGGCGGACTGCGCACGCTCGCCCAGGGCGAGCACGAACCGCACCTCATCCTCGACGCCTTCCTCCTGCGCTCGCTCGCCGTGAACGGCTACGCGCCGAGCTTCAGCGACTGCGTGAAATGCGGAATGCCCGGCCCGAACCGGTTCTTCTCCGTCGCCGCGGGAGGTTCCGTCTGCGTCGACTGCCGGGTGCCGGGCAGCGTCGTACCCTCGGCGGGGGCCCTCGAACTGCTCAGCGCGCTGCTGACGGGGGACTGGGCGACCGCGGACGCGTGCGAGCCGCGGTACGTCAGGGAGGGCAGCGGCCTGGTGTCGGCCTATCTGCACTGGCACCTGGAGCGTGGGCTGCGCTCCCTGCGGTACGTGGAGAAGAGCAGCTAG
- a CDS encoding Fur family transcriptional regulator, protein MTTAGPPVRGRSTRQRAAVAAALDEVDEFRSAQDLHDMLKHKGDSVGLTTVYRTLQSLADAGEVDVLRTSDGESVYRRCASGDHHHHLVCRVCGKAVEVEGPAVEKWAEAIAAEHGYVSVAHTVEIFGTCAECAARGQA, encoded by the coding sequence GTGACGACCGCTGGACCGCCCGTTCGGGGCCGTTCCACCCGGCAGCGTGCCGCCGTGGCGGCGGCGCTCGACGAGGTCGACGAGTTCCGCAGCGCGCAGGACCTGCACGACATGCTCAAGCACAAGGGCGACTCCGTCGGACTCACCACGGTGTACCGCACGCTGCAGTCCCTCGCGGACGCCGGTGAGGTCGACGTCCTGCGTACGTCGGACGGCGAGTCCGTGTACCGCCGCTGCGCCAGCGGTGATCACCATCACCACCTGGTGTGCCGGGTGTGCGGCAAGGCCGTCGAGGTGGAGGGACCCGCGGTGGAGAAGTGGGCCGAGGCCATCGCGGCGGAGCACGGTTATGTGAGCGTCGCCCACACCGTGGAGATCTTCGGCACCTGCGCGGAGTGCGCTGCGCGCGGCCAGGCGTAG
- a CDS encoding dipeptide/oligopeptide/nickel ABC transporter permease/ATP-binding protein, with translation MLMYRKRLTDALSLPGIRLRGFTRLPLISRIAVVVIGIVVLTALLAPLVAPHDPLEQFPLVGDGRGEGAPSGRHWMGQDSLGRDILSRLMYGARWSLAIGLGATALALVVGAVVGAVAATSRKAVDETLMRCLDIVMAFPGIALAAVFVAVFGGGIPILIGAIAFLYMPPMARVVRANVMAQYGEDYVTAERVMGARTPHIVLKHVAVNCAAPVLVFCTVQVAEAIVFEASLSFIGAGVRPPDPSWGSVIADGKNMVLTGGWWATVFPGLLMLVTVLALNILSEGVSDAWAAPAARDVTGREEDRLEAPEPGSGEVLELPGLAEAARRLRARARPLGEGRPVLSVENLAIGFDGRHGGVDIVDGISFDVRPGEVLGLVGESGCGKSLTALAVMGLEPKGARVRGHVRFDQRQLVGEPMSVRRRLLGHEMAMIYQDALSSLNPAMTVRAQLKQVVRRGGTRGGAELLELVGLDPERTLRSYPHELSGGQRQRVLIAMALSRSPRLIVADEPTTALDVTVQAQIMALLLRLRAELDFALVLVSHDLALVADVTDRVVVMYGGQIVESGVTADLVESPSHHYTRGLLGSVLSLESAAERMTQIKGVVPSPADFPAGCRFAGRCPMATDVCHETAPRLVGPPRRHEVACHHPAIEPAPAGPTEARP, from the coding sequence ATGCTGATGTACCGGAAGCGGCTCACCGACGCGCTTTCCCTGCCCGGCATCCGTCTCAGGGGCTTCACGCGGCTTCCGCTGATCTCGCGGATCGCCGTCGTCGTCATCGGGATCGTCGTCCTCACGGCCCTGCTGGCGCCCCTCGTCGCCCCGCACGACCCGCTCGAACAGTTCCCCCTGGTCGGCGACGGCCGCGGTGAGGGCGCGCCGTCGGGCCGGCACTGGATGGGCCAGGACAGCCTGGGCCGCGACATCCTCAGCCGGCTGATGTACGGGGCGCGCTGGTCCCTGGCGATCGGCCTCGGCGCGACCGCGCTCGCACTGGTCGTGGGCGCCGTCGTCGGCGCGGTGGCGGCGACCTCGCGCAAGGCGGTCGACGAGACGCTGATGCGCTGCCTCGACATCGTCATGGCCTTCCCCGGCATCGCGCTCGCGGCCGTCTTCGTCGCGGTGTTCGGCGGTGGCATCCCGATCCTCATCGGCGCGATCGCGTTCCTCTACATGCCGCCGATGGCGCGGGTCGTACGGGCCAACGTGATGGCCCAGTACGGCGAGGACTACGTGACCGCCGAGCGGGTCATGGGGGCGCGGACCCCGCACATCGTGCTGAAGCACGTGGCCGTCAACTGTGCCGCCCCGGTCCTGGTGTTCTGCACCGTGCAGGTCGCCGAGGCGATCGTCTTCGAGGCGTCGCTGTCCTTCATCGGCGCGGGCGTGCGGCCCCCGGACCCGTCCTGGGGCAGTGTCATCGCGGACGGCAAGAACATGGTGCTCACCGGCGGCTGGTGGGCGACCGTGTTCCCGGGCCTGCTGATGCTGGTCACCGTGCTGGCCCTGAACATCCTCTCCGAGGGCGTCTCGGACGCGTGGGCGGCGCCCGCGGCACGGGACGTGACGGGGCGCGAGGAGGACCGTCTGGAGGCGCCCGAGCCGGGCAGCGGGGAGGTCCTGGAGCTGCCGGGCCTCGCGGAGGCGGCCCGGCGACTGCGCGCCCGGGCCCGCCCTCTCGGCGAAGGCCGACCGGTGTTGAGCGTCGAGAACCTGGCCATCGGCTTCGACGGCCGCCACGGGGGCGTGGACATCGTGGACGGCATCAGCTTCGACGTACGGCCCGGTGAAGTCCTGGGCCTGGTGGGCGAGTCGGGCTGCGGCAAGTCGCTGACGGCCCTCGCGGTGATGGGCCTGGAGCCGAAGGGCGCCCGGGTGCGCGGTCATGTCCGCTTCGACCAGCGGCAGTTGGTGGGCGAGCCGATGAGCGTGCGGCGCCGGCTCCTCGGCCACGAGATGGCGATGATCTACCAGGACGCCCTCTCCTCCCTCAACCCGGCGATGACCGTCCGCGCCCAGCTCAAGCAGGTGGTCCGCAGGGGCGGCACCCGCGGCGGCGCCGAACTCCTCGAACTGGTCGGCCTGGACCCGGAACGAACCCTGCGCAGCTACCCGCACGAGCTGTCCGGCGGCCAGCGCCAGCGCGTACTGATCGCGATGGCGCTCTCCCGAAGCCCCCGCCTGATCGTCGCCGACGAGCCGACGACGGCCCTCGACGTCACCGTGCAGGCGCAGATCATGGCGCTGCTGCTGCGGCTGCGCGCCGAGCTGGACTTCGCCCTCGTCCTCGTCTCGCACGACCTGGCGCTCGTCGCGGACGTCACCGACCGGGTCGTGGTGATGTACGGCGGCCAGATCGTGGAGTCGGGCGTCACGGCGGACCTGGTGGAGTCGCCGTCCCACCACTACACGCGCGGACTCCTCGGCAGCGTCCTGTCGTTGGAGTCGGCGGCCGAGCGGATGACACAGATCAAGGGGGTCGTGCCCTCCCCCGCCGACTTCCCGGCGGGCTGCCGGTTCGCCGGCCGCTGCCCGATGGCGACGGACGTCTGCCACGAGACGGCTCCGCGGCTGGTGGGTCCGCCCCGCCGTCACGAGGTCGCCTGCCACCACCCGGCGATCGAGCCGGCCCCGGCCGGGCCGACGGAAGCGAGGCCGTGA
- a CDS encoding metal ABC transporter ATP-binding protein, with the protein MTNEPGTSPDTPPVISLRGVTAELGSRPVLRGIDLTVNRGEVVALLGANGSGKSTAIRTIIGQVPVTSGEIELFGTARRRFRDWARVGYVPQRTTAAGGVPATVTEVVSSGRLSRARFGILRKADREAVRRSLELVGLADRAKDSVNALSGGQHQRVLIARALASQPELLIMDEPMAGVDLASQEVLASTLREQVAAGTSVLLVLHELGPLEPLIDRAIVLRDGCVQHDGPPPRALGQHALPGHDHVHPHAAHDAEPIRTGLLS; encoded by the coding sequence ATGACGAACGAGCCCGGCACATCGCCCGACACCCCGCCTGTCATCTCCCTGCGCGGTGTGACGGCCGAACTCGGCTCACGCCCCGTCCTGCGCGGCATCGACCTCACCGTGAACCGCGGTGAGGTCGTCGCGCTGCTCGGCGCCAACGGCTCCGGCAAGTCGACCGCCATCCGCACGATCATCGGCCAGGTCCCGGTCACGAGCGGCGAGATCGAGCTGTTCGGCACCGCCCGGCGCCGCTTCCGCGACTGGGCGCGCGTGGGGTACGTACCGCAGCGCACGACGGCCGCCGGCGGGGTGCCCGCGACGGTGACCGAGGTGGTGTCCTCCGGGCGGCTGTCCCGCGCCCGCTTCGGCATCCTGCGCAAGGCCGACCGCGAGGCCGTACGACGCTCCCTGGAGCTCGTCGGTCTGGCGGACCGCGCCAAGGACTCGGTGAACGCGCTCTCCGGCGGCCAGCACCAGCGCGTCCTGATCGCCCGCGCCCTCGCCTCCCAGCCCGAGCTGCTGATCATGGACGAGCCGATGGCCGGCGTGGACCTGGCCAGCCAGGAAGTGCTCGCGAGCACCCTGCGGGAGCAGGTCGCGGCGGGCACCTCCGTCCTCCTCGTCCTGCACGAGCTGGGCCCGCTCGAACCGCTGATCGACCGCGCGATCGTCCTGCGTGACGGCTGCGTCCAGCACGACGGCCCACCCCCGCGGGCTCTCGGCCAGCACGCTCTGCCGGGCCACGACCACGTACACCCCCATGCGGCTCACGACGCCGAACCGATCCGGACGGGACTGCTGAGCTGA